One genomic window of Coffea eugenioides isolate CCC68of chromosome 1, Ceug_1.0, whole genome shotgun sequence includes the following:
- the LOC113750780 gene encoding 3-methyl-2-oxobutanoate hydroxymethyltransferase 1, mitochondrial-like isoform X1, whose translation MAVLTSIRKSLGFITKRESFSKILLGTGCLSNVPENTVYGGPKPQDPNQRVTLTNLRQKHKKWEPITMVTAYDYPSAVHLDTAGIDICLVGDSASMVVHGHDTTLPITLEEMLVHCRAVARGAKNPLLVGDLPFGTYESSTHQAVDTAVRILKEGGMDAIKLEAGAPSRITAAKAIVEAGIAVMGHVGLTPQAISVLGGFRPQGRNVAGAVKVVETAIALQEAGCFAVVLECVPAPVAAAATSALQIPTIGIGAGPFCSGQVLVYHDLLGMLQHPHHAKVTPRFCKQYAHVGDVINKALLGYKEEVTSGSFPSSAHSPYKISAADVDSFSKELEKLGLSDAASAASAAAEKLKPLNNQVGEHQATK comes from the exons ATGGCAGTTCTCACTTCAATCAGGAAGTCCTTAGGCTTTATCACCAAAAGGGAATCCTTTTCCAAGATCCTTTTGGGAACAGGATGTTTGAGCAATGTTCCAGAGAACACAGTTTATGGAGGGCCAAAGCCGCAGGATCCAAACCAAAGAGTGACACTGACAAATTTACGCCAAAAGCATAAAAAGTGGGAGCCCATAACAATGGTGACAGCCTATGATTATCCGTCTGCAGTGCATCTTGACACTGCTGGCATTGATATTTGCCTTGTGGGTGACTCTGCTTCCATGGTGGTTCATGGCCATGACACCACTTTGCCTATTACTCTTGAAGAAATGCTTGTTCATTGCCGTGCCGTGGCAAGAGGCGCCAAGAATCCACTCCTTGTTGGGGACCTACCTTTTGGTACTTACGAGTCCAGTACTCATCAG GCAGTTGATACAGCAGTTAGGATACTCAAGGAAGGAGGAATGGATGCAATTAAATTAGAAGCTGGAGCACCATCAAGAATTACTGCAGCTAAAGCTATTGTTGAAGCTGGGATTGCTGTTATGGGGCACGTTGGGCTTACTCCTCAGGCTATTAGCGTTCTGGGAGGATTTAGACCTCAAGGTCGAAATGTTGCTGGTGCTGTAAAG GTCGTGGAGACTGCCATAGCATTGCAGGAAGCAGGTTGTTTCGCTGTTGTTCTGGAATGTGTTCCTGCACCTGTAGCTGCTGCAGCAACATCAGCTCTTCAAATCCCCACTATTGGCATTGGTGCAGGTCCATTTTGTAGTGGTCAG GTGCTAGTTTACCATGATCTCTTAGGGATGCTACAACACCCACATCATGCTAAG GTTACTCCAAGGTTCTGCAAACAGTATGCACATGTCGGAGATGTCATCAATAAAGCTCTTTTGGGGTACAAGGAAGAAGTAACAAGTGGTTCTTTTCCAAGCTCTGCCCATAGTCCATATAAAATTTCTGCTGCTGACGTGGATAGCTTTTCAAAAGAGTTAGAGAAAC